From the genome of Clostridium sp. BNL1100, one region includes:
- a CDS encoding acetylxylan esterase has translation MTHGDMPMNELEKYQGCSPCPSDFDVFWDKSLQEMCSVKPDIELIPNNFINVPFAELFDLYFTGTGGARIHAKYVRPKNYTKPCPAVLKFHGYAWNSGDWTDKLAYATMGYCVAALDCRGQGGLSEDKSCIKGPTLRGHIIRGLNDKPDKMLFRQIYLDTAQLANIVMSFPEVDESSVSATGESQGGALALVCGALEPRIKKIAPVHPYLSDFKRYWYLDAQDELIEYFRFFDPLHKSEDEVFNKLGYIDIQNLMKRIKGEVMFTTGLMDEVCPPSTQFAAYNKITSPKNMLLYHDYAHEFYPQLNDYIFKFICSA, from the coding sequence CTGACCCACGGCGATATGCCTATGAATGAATTGGAAAAGTATCAGGGTTGCAGTCCCTGTCCGTCAGACTTTGATGTTTTCTGGGATAAATCGCTGCAGGAGATGTGTTCTGTCAAGCCTGATATTGAACTTATTCCCAATAATTTTATAAATGTGCCTTTTGCAGAGCTTTTCGACCTGTACTTTACAGGAACAGGCGGAGCCAGAATACATGCCAAATATGTGCGGCCAAAGAATTATACAAAGCCTTGTCCGGCTGTTCTAAAATTTCACGGTTATGCATGGAATTCAGGTGATTGGACAGACAAACTGGCATATGCGACAATGGGGTATTGTGTTGCAGCCCTGGACTGTCGAGGTCAGGGAGGACTTTCGGAGGATAAATCCTGCATAAAAGGCCCTACCCTTAGAGGTCATATAATAAGAGGGTTAAATGATAAACCTGATAAGATGTTATTCCGACAGATATATCTTGACACTGCACAGCTTGCAAATATTGTAATGAGCTTTCCTGAGGTTGACGAAAGCAGTGTTTCTGCTACGGGCGAATCTCAAGGAGGCGCATTGGCACTGGTTTGCGGAGCTTTGGAACCACGCATTAAAAAAATTGCTCCTGTTCATCCGTACCTTAGTGATTTTAAACGCTACTGGTATCTTGATGCTCAAGATGAGCTAATAGAGTATTTCCGTTTTTTTGACCCGTTGCACAAGAGTGAAGATGAAGTATTCAATAAACTCGGATATATCGATATACAGAATCTTATGAAGCGAATTAAGGGTGAGGTTATGTTTACTACCGGACTTATGGACGAGGTTTGTCCTCCCTCAACACAGTTTGCAGCATACAATAAAATAACCTCTCCCAAGAATATGCTGTTGTACCATGACTATGCCCATGAATTTTACCCTCAGCTAAATGACTACATCTTTAAATTTATATGTAGTGCTTAA
- a CDS encoding sugar ABC transporter permease, producing MFSKLSYKVQKRIIIVAFLVIPLALLAVFSYFPALNLFYYSLTKWDGISKTKEFVGMRNYVDLFSQQENFIVFKNSLYYLGGSVIQIGLALYFSSILSYKVRFKSFFKGVLFFPYLLNGVAVSFMFMLFFRPEGTMDSLMTAIGLGAFTQKWLGNPNIINFSLVAVSIWRFFGYNFILFSGAIQSVPDEMYEATEIDGANRFQQFWYVTLPSIKRVIELNVILSISGSISAFEVPYIMTGGSNGSMTFVIRTVEAAFKWRKYGLASAMGVVLLVIVVFTTLLQKKLFGDDKEANA from the coding sequence ATGTTCTCAAAGCTAAGCTACAAGGTTCAAAAAAGAATTATTATTGTAGCATTTCTTGTAATTCCCCTAGCTCTTTTAGCTGTTTTTTCATATTTTCCTGCATTAAACCTTTTCTATTACAGCCTGACAAAATGGGACGGCATTTCTAAAACCAAAGAGTTTGTAGGCATGCGAAACTATGTTGATTTATTTTCACAGCAGGAAAACTTTATAGTATTCAAGAACAGTTTGTATTACCTTGGAGGTTCAGTGATTCAAATTGGTCTTGCCCTGTATTTTTCATCTATATTAAGTTATAAAGTTCGATTTAAAAGCTTTTTCAAAGGAGTACTATTCTTTCCTTACCTATTAAACGGTGTTGCAGTCAGTTTTATGTTTATGCTGTTTTTCAGGCCCGAAGGAACAATGGACAGCCTGATGACGGCTATCGGACTTGGTGCATTTACTCAAAAGTGGTTGGGAAACCCCAACATAATTAACTTCTCTCTTGTTGCGGTTTCAATATGGAGGTTTTTCGGATATAACTTCATTCTCTTTTCAGGGGCAATACAGTCTGTACCTGACGAAATGTATGAAGCTACCGAAATTGATGGTGCAAACAGATTTCAGCAGTTTTGGTATGTAACCTTGCCTTCCATAAAACGAGTTATCGAATTGAATGTAATTCTTTCAATAAGCGGGTCAATCAGTGCCTTTGAGGTACCGTACATAATGACTGGAGGTTCAAACGGCAGTATGACCTTTGTTATAAGAACTGTTGAGGCCGCGTTTAAATGGCGTAAGTACGGCCTTGCTTCTGCCATGGGAGTAGTACTTCTGGTAATTGTTGTTTTCACAACACTGCTTCAAAAGAAATTATTTGGCGATGACAAGGAGGCGAATGCATAA
- a CDS encoding TIGR03943 family protein, with the protein MKKINGEVLVQIIILFLVATLLTHAVITDKIKYYVNIHIVKYIWVSVVGVIIIALSLVPGLFKPKRRNNMLPCIILAIPLLAGTITPAAPVDSSGIKANTGQIQHERDRNLPETQLKNDTDIVNISDDEYLKWYTDACENPDKYDNKTVRVKGTVFRMDGFSRNEFIPARMSMVCCAADLVPYGFICKYRDAEKWKNGEWVYVTAKIKIEYEPHMKKEMPILYGISVTPAQKPENELVYPY; encoded by the coding sequence ATGAAAAAAATAAACGGAGAGGTTCTTGTACAGATAATAATTTTATTTTTAGTTGCGACTTTACTCACCCATGCTGTTATAACAGATAAAATCAAGTATTATGTTAACATACACATAGTAAAATACATCTGGGTTTCTGTAGTAGGAGTTATAATTATTGCATTATCTCTGGTGCCGGGTTTATTCAAGCCAAAACGCAGAAATAATATGCTCCCTTGTATTATTCTGGCTATTCCGCTACTTGCAGGCACTATAACCCCGGCAGCTCCTGTCGACAGCTCCGGTATCAAGGCTAATACCGGGCAAATACAACATGAACGGGACAGAAATTTACCTGAAACACAGTTGAAGAATGACACCGATATAGTTAATATAAGCGATGATGAATATTTAAAATGGTACACTGATGCTTGTGAAAATCCAGACAAATACGACAATAAGACTGTGAGAGTCAAAGGTACTGTTTTCCGGATGGACGGATTTAGCAGGAATGAGTTTATTCCTGCCCGGATGTCAATGGTGTGCTGCGCCGCAGACCTTGTGCCATATGGATTCATATGCAAATATAGGGATGCGGAAAAATGGAAAAACGGTGAGTGGGTTTACGTTACAGCCAAAATAAAAATAGAGTACGAGCCCCATATGAAGAAGGAAATGCCCATACTCTACGGAATATCAGTTACTCCTGCACAGAAGCCGGAAAATGAACTGGTTTACCCTTATTAA
- a CDS encoding glycoside hydrolase family 130 protein produces MSIIGKTLKNIPWQDKPLGCSSVIWRHEGNPIIGWNPTPRTARIYNSSVVPWNSGFAGIFRADHKDGKARIHVGFSSDGVNWNVEDAPIVWHDVEGNLYEPNYSYDPRLVELDGTYYIVWCTDFGGASLGLGMTKDFKHFTRLENPFIPFNRNGVLFPRKIKGKYLLLSRPSDSGHTPFGDIFISESPDLVHWGCHRRVMQKGGSGWWQSVKIGAGAVPIETTDGWLLFYHGVTGTCNGFVYSFGAAILDIVNPSKVLYRTKDYLLTPEMSYETTGFVPNVVFPCAALHDAESGRIAIYYGAADTYSALAYANADELISFIKSNSELLPGDAEEYR; encoded by the coding sequence ATGTCAATTATCGGTAAGACTTTAAAGAACATTCCCTGGCAAGATAAACCTCTCGGTTGCAGCAGTGTTATATGGAGACATGAAGGGAATCCTATTATCGGTTGGAACCCTACACCCAGAACAGCCAGAATATATAATAGTTCGGTAGTTCCCTGGAATTCAGGTTTTGCAGGTATTTTCAGAGCAGATCATAAAGACGGCAAAGCTCGTATTCACGTTGGATTTAGCAGTGATGGAGTTAATTGGAATGTAGAGGATGCTCCTATAGTATGGCACGACGTGGAGGGTAATCTGTATGAGCCGAATTATTCTTATGACCCTCGTCTGGTAGAATTGGACGGTACATATTATATTGTATGGTGCACAGACTTTGGAGGGGCCTCACTTGGGTTAGGCATGACTAAAGATTTCAAGCATTTTACACGTCTGGAAAATCCCTTTATACCTTTTAACCGTAACGGTGTATTGTTCCCACGCAAGATTAAAGGAAAGTATCTACTCCTAAGCAGACCCAGTGACTCAGGCCATACTCCTTTCGGAGACATTTTTATTAGTGAGAGTCCCGACCTTGTTCATTGGGGTTGTCACAGACGGGTAATGCAAAAAGGCGGTTCAGGATGGTGGCAAAGCGTTAAAATAGGAGCAGGGGCAGTACCTATTGAAACAACTGACGGCTGGCTCCTTTTTTACCATGGTGTTACAGGAACCTGCAATGGATTTGTATATAGTTTCGGAGCGGCAATTCTGGATATTGTTAACCCTTCTAAGGTTCTTTATCGCACAAAGGATTATCTTCTTACACCTGAAATGTCCTATGAAACAACAGGATTTGTACCTAATGTAGTGTTCCCTTGTGCTGCTCTCCATGATGCTGAAAGCGGCAGAATTGCTATATATTATGGTGCCGCCGACACATATTCCGCTCTGGCTTACGCTAATGCGGATGAATTGATAAGCTTCATTAAGTCCAACTCTGAATTACTGCCGGGAGATGCGGAGGAATACAGATAA
- a CDS encoding glycosidase, translating to MVFDERLNYLVQKYNELIKRKNVIEEGGNGIYDKYKYPVITKDHTPLFWRYDLNKTANPCLMERIGVNCAFNPGAIELNGKIYLVVRVEGNDRKSFFAVAESKNGIDNFTFWDYPVVMPETENPDINVYDMRLVQHEDGWIYGLFCTERKDPDAPFGDTSSAVAACGIARTRDLKSWERLPDLKTSSPQQRNVVLHPEFINGRYALYTRPQDGFIETGKGGGIGFGYTDSMENAVIDEEILMECKEYHTIKEVKNGEGPAPIKTERGWLHIAHGVRNTAAGLRYVVYAFLSDLEHPEIVTHRPGGFLIAPEGEERIGDVSNVVFCNGVVARQSGDVLIYYASSDTRCHVATTTIDRLLDYVINTPEDPLKSYACVQQRIDLISRNLKLINSPGSNIKI from the coding sequence ATGGTTTTTGATGAAAGACTGAATTATCTTGTTCAGAAATATAACGAATTGATTAAAAGAAAAAACGTAATTGAAGAAGGCGGAAACGGTATATATGATAAATATAAATATCCTGTTATAACCAAGGACCATACTCCTCTTTTCTGGAGATATGACCTTAACAAGACTGCCAATCCCTGTCTGATGGAACGAATTGGTGTCAACTGTGCTTTCAATCCGGGTGCCATTGAGCTGAATGGGAAAATATATCTTGTAGTACGTGTTGAAGGTAACGACAGAAAATCTTTTTTTGCTGTGGCTGAGAGTAAAAATGGAATAGACAATTTTACTTTCTGGGATTACCCTGTAGTTATGCCTGAAACAGAAAATCCTGATATTAATGTTTACGACATGAGGCTTGTACAACATGAGGACGGTTGGATTTACGGTCTTTTCTGTACAGAGAGAAAAGACCCTGATGCCCCTTTCGGTGACACTTCAAGTGCGGTAGCTGCATGCGGTATTGCCAGAACCAGAGATTTAAAATCTTGGGAGCGTTTGCCGGATTTAAAAACATCATCTCCACAGCAGAGAAATGTAGTCCTTCACCCTGAATTTATAAATGGAAGATACGCCCTTTACACACGGCCTCAGGACGGATTTATTGAAACGGGAAAGGGCGGCGGAATTGGGTTTGGTTACACGGACAGCATGGAAAATGCAGTTATAGACGAAGAAATATTAATGGAATGTAAGGAGTATCACACTATAAAAGAAGTCAAAAACGGTGAGGGGCCTGCTCCTATAAAGACAGAAAGAGGCTGGCTCCACATCGCTCACGGTGTCAGGAATACTGCGGCCGGACTAAGATATGTTGTTTATGCCTTCCTTTCGGATCTTGAACATCCTGAAATTGTGACCCATCGTCCGGGCGGTTTTCTTATTGCCCCTGAAGGTGAAGAAAGAATCGGGGATGTTTCAAATGTGGTCTTCTGCAACGGTGTTGTAGCAAGACAAAGCGGGGATGTACTTATTTACTACGCTTCCTCCGATACGCGATGTCATGTGGCTACTACCACTATCGACAGGCTGTTGGACTATGTTATTAATACCCCCGAAGACCCTTTGAAATCCTATGCCTGTGTACAGCAGAGGATTGACCTGATTTCAAGGAACCTTAAGCTCATTAATTCACCGGGTTCGAATATTAAAATATGA
- a CDS encoding AGE family epimerase/isomerase translates to MDGKLINYMVEELESELKDDILQFWIDNAVDKDNGGFYGYISSDLTIDKTHEKAAVLNARILWTYSKAYSLYKKEKYLFMAKRAYDYISDFFIDKVNSGVYWLLDYKGNVLNSKKQTYALAFAIYGLSEFYLATGRKDSLVKAIELYKALESNACDSVNKGYYEARSFNWQTLEDVSLSPADMNVSKSMNTHLHIMEAYTNLYRAWKDDGLKSNLEEIINITINHIINPEKHCFNLFFDEKWNPVSEKVSFGHDIEGSWLLYEAAEVTGNKELIEKVREISLSMAQRVFQKGIDKENGGLFYEQDKDVIETFKDWWPQAEAVVGFSNAYQLTGNDSFMIEAFNMWNFIKSHIIDKVNGEWFWGTSPDGLTITKGEKAGPWKCPYHNSRMCFEIIQRFKKQNV, encoded by the coding sequence ATGGATGGTAAATTGATTAATTATATGGTTGAAGAACTGGAATCCGAACTTAAGGATGACATATTACAGTTTTGGATTGATAACGCCGTTGATAAAGACAATGGCGGGTTTTACGGATACATATCATCTGACCTTACCATTGACAAAACCCATGAAAAGGCAGCAGTGCTAAATGCCAGGATTTTATGGACATATTCTAAGGCTTATAGTCTTTACAAGAAAGAAAAGTATCTTTTCATGGCTAAACGTGCTTATGATTATATTTCTGACTTTTTTATTGATAAAGTAAATTCAGGAGTATACTGGCTTTTGGATTACAAGGGTAATGTCCTCAATTCAAAAAAACAGACTTATGCCCTTGCTTTTGCTATCTACGGTTTGTCTGAATTTTACCTTGCAACAGGCAGAAAGGATAGTCTTGTCAAGGCAATAGAACTATACAAAGCTTTGGAATCCAATGCTTGCGATTCTGTAAACAAGGGATATTACGAGGCCCGTAGTTTTAACTGGCAGACTCTAGAGGACGTATCCCTAAGCCCTGCTGATATGAACGTCTCAAAATCAATGAACACCCACCTCCATATTATGGAGGCCTATACAAACCTATACAGAGCTTGGAAGGATGACGGGCTGAAATCTAATCTTGAAGAAATTATCAATATTACAATTAATCATATAATAAACCCTGAAAAACACTGTTTTAATTTGTTCTTTGATGAAAAATGGAATCCTGTTTCCGAGAAAGTATCCTTCGGACATGATATTGAGGGCAGCTGGCTTTTATACGAGGCAGCGGAAGTCACAGGTAACAAAGAACTAATCGAAAAGGTTCGTGAAATCTCCCTTTCTATGGCTCAAAGAGTTTTTCAAAAAGGAATTGATAAGGAAAACGGAGGCCTTTTTTATGAGCAGGACAAAGATGTTATTGAAACCTTCAAAGACTGGTGGCCACAGGCAGAAGCAGTTGTGGGATTCTCCAATGCATATCAGCTGACAGGAAACGACTCTTTTATGATTGAAGCTTTTAATATGTGGAACTTTATTAAATCACACATTATTGACAAGGTTAACGGCGAATGGTTCTGGGGGACATCCCCAGACGGATTAACTATTACAAAGGGTGAAAAAGCAGGCCCTTGGAAATGTCCTTACCACAACAGCAGAATGTGTTTTGAAATTATACAGAGATTCAAGAAGCAAAATGTCTAA
- a CDS encoding LacI family DNA-binding transcriptional regulator, protein MPKKVTMDNIAEKLGISKNTVSLALRGMPGISENTRNLIEQTANGMGYRYKASVRKSIMARNLCLIIAKSTRDSIGFFSYVQLGIEDEAKKNNFNTIIHYYDENDEGFETPNCVKDGMVSGIITLGRISHKTINCIIGYDLPVVMVDNYFDNLAMDCILTDNHSGGYAATEHLIDCGHTKIGFLGDISASISFYDRYQGFLKALGDRGIEFKEVFSIIGKKLEELPKKDIEALICEMKVKAGLPDAFFCCNDAEAIVFLKVLKNMGISVPDEISVIGFDDIENAGNVTPELTTMRVQKELMGKRAVCRLIEKLEHEIKPTEKILLSACLVKRKSVKRR, encoded by the coding sequence ATGCCCAAAAAAGTAACGATGGATAACATTGCAGAGAAACTCGGTATCTCTAAAAATACAGTGTCTCTGGCACTCAGAGGTATGCCCGGTATAAGTGAAAATACCAGAAATTTAATTGAACAGACGGCGAATGGAATGGGCTACAGATACAAAGCGTCTGTTCGTAAAAGCATAATGGCCCGCAACCTTTGTCTTATTATTGCAAAAAGCACGAGGGATTCCATTGGGTTCTTTAGTTATGTTCAGCTTGGAATAGAAGACGAAGCAAAGAAAAATAACTTTAACACAATAATACATTATTATGACGAGAACGACGAAGGCTTCGAGACACCCAACTGTGTAAAAGACGGCATGGTTTCGGGGATAATTACTCTGGGTAGAATATCACATAAAACAATAAACTGTATAATAGGATATGATCTCCCTGTGGTAATGGTAGATAATTATTTTGACAACCTTGCAATGGATTGCATACTAACGGACAACCATTCAGGAGGTTATGCTGCCACGGAGCATCTTATAGACTGCGGACATACCAAAATAGGCTTTTTGGGTGATATCTCCGCATCAATAAGCTTTTATGACAGGTATCAGGGTTTTTTAAAAGCTTTGGGAGACAGGGGAATTGAATTTAAGGAAGTATTCTCAATTATAGGTAAAAAGCTTGAAGAACTGCCTAAAAAAGATATAGAGGCTTTAATCTGCGAAATGAAAGTAAAGGCAGGACTGCCGGATGCATTTTTCTGCTGTAATGATGCAGAGGCTATAGTATTTTTGAAAGTGCTTAAAAATATGGGCATATCGGTGCCGGATGAAATTTCGGTAATCGGATTTGACGATATAGAAAATGCCGGAAATGTTACCCCGGAATTAACAACAATGAGAGTGCAGAAAGAGCTTATGGGAAAAAGGGCAGTCTGTAGGCTTATAGAAAAACTGGAACATGAAATTAAACCGACAGAAAAGATATTACTGTCGGCCTGTCTTGTTAAAAGAAAGTCAGTTAAACGAAGATAA
- a CDS encoding LacI family DNA-binding transcriptional regulator, with protein MKSSISMKNIARELNVSIVTVSKALNDKDGVSDELKLKIKDLADKMGYRYNMMAKSMRDGLSYNIGVIIPEHFLGDDKSYYFSVFKHLSQIMERHQYCAILQVLNSDDENNVVLPKFYYDKKVDGLIVLGQVNKAYIKALQKIEIPAVFLDFYDENTNVDSITVDNYSGAYELTNYLIKNGHVNIAFVGDIYATSSIQDRYLGVCKSLLEHGIKLREDYVICDRDQHGKYIEFKFPKDMPTAFVCNCDGVAYNLIIKLKEMGFHIPEDFSVVGFDNDIYATISDPQITTVEVDVEEIAGTAVKSILDKVKKENGSTTGRSTIKGRIIYRDSVKKING; from the coding sequence ATGAAAAGTAGCATATCAATGAAGAATATCGCCAGGGAATTAAATGTCAGCATTGTCACAGTTTCTAAAGCACTAAATGATAAGGACGGTGTCAGTGACGAACTTAAACTAAAAATAAAAGATTTAGCAGATAAAATGGGCTACAGGTACAATATGATGGCAAAATCCATGAGGGATGGACTGTCATATAATATAGGAGTAATTATCCCTGAACATTTTTTGGGGGACGATAAGTCGTATTATTTTAGTGTTTTTAAACATCTTTCCCAGATAATGGAGAGACATCAGTATTGTGCAATTCTGCAGGTACTAAACTCTGACGATGAAAATAACGTTGTTCTGCCCAAGTTTTATTATGACAAGAAGGTAGACGGACTTATTGTACTGGGACAGGTAAATAAAGCATATATTAAGGCACTGCAGAAGATTGAAATACCCGCGGTTTTTCTGGATTTTTACGATGAAAATACAAATGTTGATTCAATAACGGTGGACAATTATTCAGGGGCTTATGAATTAACGAATTACCTTATAAAAAACGGACATGTTAATATAGCTTTTGTTGGTGATATATATGCAACCAGTAGTATACAGGACAGGTATCTCGGAGTGTGCAAATCACTTTTAGAGCATGGTATAAAATTAAGGGAAGATTATGTAATATGTGACAGGGACCAACATGGAAAATATATTGAGTTTAAGTTTCCCAAAGATATGCCTACCGCTTTTGTATGCAACTGTGACGGAGTGGCATATAATCTTATAATAAAGCTGAAGGAAATGGGCTTTCACATACCGGAAGATTTTTCCGTAGTAGGGTTTGACAACGATATATATGCCACAATATCTGACCCCCAGATTACAACTGTTGAGGTAGATGTGGAAGAAATAGCGGGAACAGCAGTTAAATCAATCCTTGATAAGGTAAAAAAAGAGAACGGGAGTACTACGGGCCGGTCTACCATAAAGGGACGGATTATATACAGGGATTCTGTTAAAAAAATTAATGGGTAA
- a CDS encoding carbohydrate ABC transporter permease, translating to MASKRINIFDILKYITLVIASFIALLPIVVVFFISFKTSSEYANSNPLMPPKNWLNFSNFHNAFSDGGMLRGFINTVIIMAVVLFGAIIIGTMVAYVLDRFKFKGSGLVVGAFLLATLIPGITTQVATYKVINVLHLQNTRLAPMILGVGTDIISIYIFIQFISNISVALDESAMIEGASYFTIYRKIILPLLKPAIATVVIIKGTGVYNDFYTPLLYMPKSSLGTVSTSLYRFQGPYGGRWEVICAGVIIAIIPTLIAFISLQKYFYNGFTGGSVKM from the coding sequence ATGGCTTCTAAAAGAATTAATATATTTGATATTTTAAAGTATATAACCTTGGTAATTGCTTCGTTTATCGCATTACTTCCTATAGTTGTAGTCTTTTTCATATCCTTTAAAACATCCAGCGAATATGCCAATTCCAATCCATTGATGCCACCCAAAAACTGGTTGAACTTCAGCAACTTTCACAATGCATTTTCAGACGGAGGTATGCTTAGAGGATTTATCAATACCGTTATCATTATGGCAGTGGTTCTTTTCGGTGCAATAATAATAGGTACTATGGTGGCGTACGTTTTAGACCGATTCAAATTTAAAGGCAGCGGACTGGTGGTGGGAGCTTTCTTGCTGGCTACACTGATACCCGGAATAACCACACAGGTTGCCACCTACAAGGTAATAAATGTACTGCACCTTCAAAATACCAGATTGGCACCTATGATTCTGGGTGTAGGCACAGACATAATTTCAATATACATTTTCATACAGTTTATTTCTAATATATCTGTTGCTCTTGATGAATCGGCAATGATTGAGGGTGCATCATATTTTACGATATACAGGAAGATAATATTGCCCCTTTTAAAGCCGGCCATTGCTACTGTTGTCATTATAAAGGGAACAGGCGTATACAATGACTTTTATACTCCTTTGCTGTATATGCCCAAAAGTAGCCTTGGCACAGTTTCAACATCTCTTTATAGATTCCAGGGGCCTTACGGCGGACGTTGGGAGGTAATATGCGCAGGCGTTATAATAGCTATTATCCCGACACTCATAGCTTTTATCTCACTGCAAAAATACTTCTACAACGGATTTACCGGAGGTTCTGTAAAAATGTAA
- a CDS encoding ABC transporter substrate-binding protein encodes MIKNRIAPLVLSLAMLATAFTACGSQDSSNDTGSNSSASSTAAGTTSAAKDIKGEILFYNTRTDMELDSYEKNWKYYIGEFNKKYPNIKVNIETSKDYEGDLAIRMNSNEYGDVLFMSAKMKDADLPSFFIPLGKKAELEKKYDFVQDRYVGEDTYGIPPNGNGQGIVYNKSVFTKAGITTLPKTEDEFLADLKLIKDKTDAIPLYTNYKDSWALNAWEGYIDSVSGSDTYTNQVMLHEDDPFAKGKPHYIVYKYLFDVVSQKLVEDDPMTTDWESSKQLLADGKIATMPLGSWAIPQIKSKAKNPDDVSYMPFPYSIDGKMYTQAAGDYKLCISKNSKNIEAAKAFLWWFLDESNYAQNEGLIPSLKGSAYPDTLKNFQDMGVTLLIDKGAINDGTKNENGWLDAIDKESEVGLWNENFKKDIVDTALGNKKGTYDDIMNGLNKKWADTRAKLIKEGTIGK; translated from the coding sequence ATGATTAAAAATAGGATTGCACCATTAGTCCTAAGTCTGGCAATGCTAGCCACCGCTTTTACTGCATGCGGCTCGCAAGATAGTTCTAACGATACCGGTTCTAACTCATCGGCATCATCAACTGCAGCAGGTACAACTTCCGCAGCCAAGGACATTAAAGGCGAAATATTGTTCTACAACACAAGAACTGATATGGAACTGGACAGCTACGAGAAAAACTGGAAATATTATATTGGAGAATTCAATAAAAAGTATCCTAACATAAAGGTGAATATTGAAACATCAAAGGACTACGAAGGTGATCTTGCAATCCGCATGAATTCCAACGAATACGGCGATGTTTTATTTATGTCTGCAAAGATGAAAGATGCGGATCTTCCAAGCTTTTTCATTCCATTAGGGAAAAAAGCAGAGTTGGAAAAGAAGTATGATTTCGTTCAGGACAGATATGTTGGAGAGGATACATACGGAATTCCACCTAACGGAAACGGACAGGGTATTGTATATAACAAGAGTGTATTTACAAAAGCGGGTATTACGACTCTTCCCAAAACCGAGGATGAATTCCTTGCAGATTTGAAACTCATCAAAGACAAAACAGATGCTATTCCATTATATACGAACTACAAGGACAGTTGGGCTCTTAATGCATGGGAAGGTTACATAGACAGTGTGTCCGGCAGCGATACATATACAAATCAGGTAATGCTTCATGAGGATGACCCGTTTGCAAAGGGAAAACCTCACTATATAGTTTATAAATATTTATTTGATGTTGTAAGTCAAAAGTTGGTTGAGGACGATCCAATGACTACTGACTGGGAAAGTTCAAAGCAACTGCTGGCTGATGGCAAAATTGCAACAATGCCTCTTGGCTCTTGGGCAATTCCACAGATAAAATCAAAGGCTAAAAACCCTGATGATGTGTCCTACATGCCATTCCCGTATAGTATTGACGGAAAAATGTATACACAGGCCGCAGGCGATTACAAACTGTGTATAAGTAAGAACAGCAAAAACATAGAAGCTGCAAAGGCATTTTTATGGTGGTTCCTTGATGAATCAAACTATGCTCAGAATGAAGGTCTTATACCGTCCCTTAAAGGTTCGGCATATCCCGATACTTTAAAGAACTTTCAGGATATGGGCGTTACACTCCTTATAGACAAGGGAGCAATAAACGACGGAACCAAGAATGAAAACGGATGGCTGGATGCTATAGATAAAGAATCTGAAGTAGGTTTATGGAATGAAAACTTTAAGAAGGATATTGTAGATACAGCATTAGGCAACAAAAAGGGTACATATGATGATATAATGAACGGCCTTAATAAAAAATGGGCTGATACAAGAGCGAAGCTCATAAAAGAAGGTACTATAGGCAAGTAA